From a region of the Salvelinus alpinus chromosome 2, SLU_Salpinus.1, whole genome shotgun sequence genome:
- the LOC139559582 gene encoding putative nuclease HARBI1 isoform X1 codes for MKAQNCVFLSALTMACPFVRDVVDEEALVLRRAFRRERVFRDRLDPLAFPDDHLYERYRFSADGIRYLCRLLGPRIKHRTARSHALSVEQMVCVALRFFASGAFLYSVGDAEQLNKATICRTIRSVCLAIKALADVFISFPGHRRLCDIKEEFYRIAGFPNVIGAVDCTHIRIKAPSGAHEADFVNRKSFHSINVQMVCNADCVISNVVAKWPGSVHDSRIFRASEIYQCLSQGEFSGVLLGDRGYGCQPFLLTPFTDPQEAQQAYNHAHARTRARVEMTFGLLKARFHCLHKLRVSPVRACDITVACAVLHNVACLRKERAPRVPPAMDWDNPAIFPDDDSGRLLRDQYVLNYFS; via the exons atgaaggcccaaaattgtgtgttcctttctgctctgacaatggcatgcccattcgtgcgagatgtggtggatgaagaagcacttgtgctgaggagagccttcaggcgagaaagggtcttcagggaccggttggacccactggccttccctgatgaccatctatatgaaagatacaggttttctgcagatggcatcaggtatctatgcagactactgggtcccaggattaagcaccgcactgcacggagccatgcactgagtgtggagcaaatggtttgtgtggccttgcgcttttttgctagtggagccttcctgtactcagtgggggatgcagaacagctgaacaaggccacaatttgccgcacaataaggagtgtgtgtctggctatcaaagcattagcagatgtcttcatctccttccctggccacagaagactctgtgacatcaaagaggagttctataggattgcag gtttccccaatgtcattggtgcagtggactgcacacacataaggataaaagccccctcaggtgcccatgaggccgattttgtgaataggaaatcctttcacagcattaatgttcag atggtctgcaatgctgactgtgtgatcagcaatgttgtggcaaaatggcctggctcagtccatgactccagaatctttcgggcctctgaaatctatcagtgcctatcacaag gtgaattctctggtgtgttgctgggagacagggggtatggctgccagccttttctcctgacacctttcacagacccccaggaagcacagcaggcctacaaccatgcccatgccaggaccagggccagagttgaaatgacctttggcctcctgaaggcacgctttcactgccttcacaaattaagggtcagccctgttagggcatgtgatattactgtggcttgtgctgtcctccacaatgtggcctgcctgaggaaggagagggcccccagagtgccaccagccatggactgggacaatccggcaatcttccctgatgacgacagtggtcggctgctgagggaccaatatgtgttgaattattttagttag